From the Streptomyces sp. SN-593 genome, the window TCGGGAACAGGCTTCTCGGCCTGTTCTCCGGCCTCCGCTTCGGGACGGCCACGCGGAAGGGTCTCCGGCGCCCGGATCAGGGCAGCTCACCGCGGGAGTTGAGGTCGTCGAAGAGCAACTGGTCGACCGGCGGTACGCGTTCGCGGTCCGCGTACGAGAACCACGCCACCTCCTCGATCTCGCTGCTCGGCGCCAACCGGCCCTCGTAGGAGGCGGTGTAGCAGGCCATCCGCACCAGGGCGCCGTCGGGCAGACCGGGGCCCCCGGCCTCGTAGGTCCCCGCGTGGGCCGCGGTCCCCGGGTCGATCCGGACCGTCAGCTCCTCCCGGATCTCCCGCACCAGGGTCTGGAGGTCGGTCTCGGCGCCCTCGCGCTTGC encodes:
- a CDS encoding NUDIX hydrolase, with amino-acid sequence MLIDTVAWVRIEDGRILCARPRGKGVFYIPGGKREGAETDLQTLVREIREELTVRIDPGTAAHAGTYEAGGPGLPDGALVRMACYTASYEGRLAPSSEIEEVAWFSYADRERVPPVDQLLFDDLNSRGELP